A single genomic interval of uncultured Desulfobacter sp. harbors:
- a CDS encoding ATP-binding protein: MKELVILSGKGGTGKTSLTAAFASLAGNMMLCDADVDAADLHLIMDPDIQETHDFAGGYEAEIIPDACTGCGQCMELCRFDAVKPVEGAGIFYIDGLDCEGCGVCADLCPESAIKFEEKVCGQWFASSTRFGDMIHARLGIAEDNSGRLVALVRDEARKRVIANHIDLLLTDGPPGIGCPVIASIGHANALLIVTEPTVSGIHDMERVAQLAAHFKIPAMVCINKYDLNPDQAQAIEAIAEKRNMVFVGKLPFDPAFTKAMVQGKSIMETHADSPAATQIKGIWNRIMEHPAMKMDRLC; the protein is encoded by the coding sequence ATGAAAGAACTTGTTATTTTAAGCGGCAAAGGCGGAACCGGAAAAACCAGTTTAACAGCAGCATTTGCAAGCCTTGCCGGAAATATGATGCTTTGTGACGCGGACGTGGATGCAGCAGACCTGCACCTGATTATGGACCCGGACATTCAAGAAACCCATGATTTTGCAGGCGGCTATGAGGCAGAAATTATCCCTGACGCCTGCACCGGCTGCGGCCAGTGTATGGAGCTTTGCAGGTTTGACGCCGTTAAACCGGTAGAAGGCGCAGGGATATTTTATATTGACGGCCTTGACTGTGAAGGCTGCGGGGTCTGCGCAGATTTATGTCCTGAATCCGCCATTAAATTTGAGGAAAAAGTCTGCGGACAGTGGTTTGCTTCGTCTACCCGGTTCGGGGACATGATCCATGCCCGCTTAGGCATTGCAGAAGATAACTCAGGCCGGTTGGTGGCCCTGGTTAGAGACGAGGCCAGAAAACGCGTAATTGCGAACCACATTGACCTCCTGCTTACAGACGGCCCTCCGGGTATCGGATGCCCGGTTATTGCTTCCATCGGGCATGCCAATGCACTCCTCATCGTGACAGAACCCACGGTGTCAGGCATCCATGACATGGAACGTGTGGCCCAATTGGCAGCCCATTTTAAAATACCGGCCATGGTCTGCATCAACAAATATGATTTAAACCCGGATCAGGCCCAAGCCATTGAAGCCATTGCCGAAAAAAGAAATATGGTATTTGTGGGAAAACTCCCCTTTGACCCGGCATTTACAAAAGCCATGGTCCAGGGCAAATCCATCATGGAAACCCATGCTGACAGCCCTGCCGCAACACAAATCAAAGGCATCTGGAATCGGATTATGGAACACCCGGCCATGAAGATGGACAGATTGTGCTGA
- a CDS encoding class I SAM-dependent methyltransferase codes for METNEKYQAQALMLANRVKKRFKHLYKRFTKQNLHVFRLYDWDIPEIRAVVDWYAGHLVVGEYARKQSTPDWLPLMGKTVAKVLDVPQTNLHLKIRKAGIKDGERYRRINTKNKKIPMWERDLQFLVNPSDYVDTGLFSDHRDTRMMVRQMARGKDFLNLYCYTGAFTCYAAKGGAASTLSVDRSETAITWVKENLAVNKLSAPCHTQIQMDTFDFLKKAVRLQHRYDLAVVDPPSYSTTRMDNKHFDIAKDYPFLLNQVFKLMRPGGMVFFSTNHQNFSLAENKLDADDIKEITRETIPEDYVSKKKQIHRCWRITCQEH; via the coding sequence ATGGAGACCAATGAAAAATACCAGGCCCAGGCCCTAATGCTGGCCAACCGGGTAAAAAAAAGATTCAAGCACCTGTATAAGCGATTCACAAAACAAAACCTGCATGTTTTCCGGCTGTACGACTGGGATATCCCGGAAATCAGGGCGGTGGTGGACTGGTATGCAGGACATCTTGTGGTGGGGGAATATGCCAGAAAACAGTCCACGCCGGACTGGCTGCCTCTGATGGGCAAGACTGTGGCCAAGGTCCTTGATGTTCCACAGACAAACCTGCACCTTAAAATCCGCAAAGCAGGCATCAAGGACGGGGAACGATACCGAAGGATTAATACGAAAAACAAAAAAATCCCCATGTGGGAACGGGATCTTCAGTTTCTGGTCAACCCCAGCGACTATGTGGACACAGGTCTGTTTTCAGACCACAGGGACACCCGGATGATGGTCAGACAGATGGCCCGGGGTAAAGATTTTTTAAATCTGTACTGCTACACAGGGGCATTCACCTGCTATGCGGCAAAGGGCGGGGCAGCCTCCACCCTGTCCGTGGACCGGTCCGAAACCGCCATTACCTGGGTCAAAGAAAATCTCGCCGTAAATAAGTTGTCTGCGCCCTGCCATACCCAGATTCAGATGGATACGTTTGATTTCCTGAAAAAAGCTGTTCGACTTCAACACAGATACGATCTGGCTGTGGTGGATCCACCCTCCTATTCCACAACGCGCATGGACAATAAACACTTTGATATTGCCAAAGACTATCCATTTTTGCTCAACCAGGTGTTCAAACTCATGCGCCCGGGGGGCATGGTGTTTTTTTCCACCAACCACCAAAATTTTTCTCTGGCTGAAAACAAACTTGACGCCGATGATATTAAAGAGATCACCCGGGAGACGATCCCTGAGGATTATGTTTCCAAGAAGAAACAGATCCACCGGTGCTGGCGCATCACTTGTCAGGAACATTAA
- a CDS encoding histidine kinase, whose amino-acid sequence MIRLGLQLKLTALIECLVVALVLGTGVVTTFREKKTLENELHKRGYAMAADLARFTASPLLSRDLPTLRRFVNHSMAQEYVLYVMIVDNEDQIVMHSDLEYVGKDISLYQLEPLARHLDLSAPVRIADALLGNVFLGYSYMAVENEIRTAIKQILMLGAIAITLGGIMAYVLASFMSAPIKRIIDATKQLAAGNYPALLEIRSADEIGALAESFNDMAQELTRHRTHLQNLVEERTKALRELALHIQLAKEEESKRIAREIHDELGQTLTALKIDLHWLKGQLPGDAPAVQDKIGTMLRLIGETINSVRKISSQLRPVLLDDFGLSAAMEWQAKEFSDRTGISSYFFSRPENIFPQQDQAVALFRVFQEALTNVARHAGATEVEAGLWETSNTLVMEVRDNGIGITKSQIMDTRSFGVIGMHERVKRLGGELEIYGQREQGTTLRAWIPKGDI is encoded by the coding sequence ATGATCAGACTCGGGTTGCAGCTGAAACTGACTGCGCTTATCGAATGCCTGGTCGTGGCGCTTGTCCTTGGCACCGGAGTTGTGACGACTTTCCGTGAAAAAAAGACCCTCGAAAATGAGTTGCACAAGCGCGGGTATGCCATGGCGGCTGACCTGGCCAGGTTTACTGCCAGTCCTTTGCTCAGCCGGGACCTGCCCACTTTAAGACGGTTTGTAAATCATTCCATGGCGCAGGAGTATGTGTTGTATGTCATGATTGTGGACAATGAAGATCAAATTGTGATGCACAGTGACCTTGAATATGTGGGTAAGGACATTTCTCTGTATCAGCTTGAACCTCTGGCGCGCCATCTTGATCTGTCCGCCCCGGTTCGGATCGCAGATGCGTTGCTGGGAAATGTCTTTCTGGGATACTCATACATGGCGGTTGAAAATGAAATCCGCACAGCCATAAAACAAATTCTAATGCTGGGGGCAATTGCCATTACCCTGGGCGGAATCATGGCGTATGTGCTGGCCTCGTTTATGTCGGCTCCCATCAAAAGGATTATAGACGCCACAAAACAGCTTGCTGCAGGAAATTATCCGGCACTTCTCGAAATCAGAAGTGCCGATGAGATCGGTGCCCTGGCTGAATCATTCAATGATATGGCCCAGGAATTAACCCGGCACCGGACCCATCTTCAGAATCTGGTGGAGGAGAGGACTAAGGCTCTTAGGGAGCTGGCGCTTCATATTCAATTGGCTAAAGAAGAAGAATCCAAACGAATTGCCAGGGAAATCCACGATGAGCTGGGACAGACCCTGACCGCCCTGAAAATTGACCTTCACTGGCTTAAAGGTCAGCTTCCCGGGGATGCGCCTGCGGTTCAAGATAAAATCGGCACTATGCTCAGGTTAATCGGGGAGACGATTAATTCTGTCCGTAAGATTTCATCTCAGCTGCGCCCGGTCCTTCTGGATGATTTTGGTCTGTCCGCAGCCATGGAGTGGCAGGCGAAAGAATTCTCAGATCGAACAGGGATTTCCTCTTACTTTTTTTCACGCCCGGAAAATATTTTTCCTCAGCAGGACCAGGCTGTCGCGCTCTTCCGTGTTTTTCAGGAAGCCTTGACAAATGTTGCCCGCCATGCCGGCGCAACAGAGGTTGAGGCCGGTTTGTGGGAGACCTCGAATACGCTTGTGATGGAAGTGCGTGATAACGGTATCGGCATTACAAAATCCCAGATTATGGATACTCGGTCTTTTGGTGTTATTGGTATGCATGAGCGGGTGAAACGCCTGGGGGGTGAACTTGAAATTTATGGCCAAAGGGAGCAGGGTACAACCCTCAGAGCCTGGATTCCAAAGGGAGATATATAA
- a CDS encoding RNA methyltransferase, producing the protein MTQRAAVPGPGKKAGVPVPAPVAAGPFKTTVQNSSAFKKRIKRRISGRPHVFFAVCPPGLSGICAKEVARVSQKAEEIFSDKYNISNINVLPGGIEFTTRLKTACLANILMGSATRILMRLATFKADGFRRLEEQIKAIDWELYLPSQTLPDIRVTTHKSRLYHSTAIADRIKPILHDRLFLKEPPRHYDVTGSAAPPPQTLMVRGENDRFELSLDMSGTPLYKRGIKKKIVKAPLRETLAFAILTRLDLSENDIIADPMCGSGTFSLEGAMMQCALPPGTFRSFAFEAWPGFEEKSITHARNRLMAAARTDMGVQPLPHILARDLDQTAIDHLKQTCTRHRVFQRICPVCDDFFNMTPPPIKNNQGVVVLNPPYGIRLDENNDITSLYKEIGHKLAADFKGWRTGIVCPGKKEFHALNLGLSTMPFFHGGLDLYTAIGVIGR; encoded by the coding sequence ATGACACAGCGTGCTGCGGTTCCAGGCCCGGGGAAAAAAGCGGGTGTGCCGGTCCCGGCTCCTGTTGCGGCAGGACCTTTTAAGACGACTGTGCAAAATTCTTCAGCCTTTAAAAAACGGATAAAACGTCGTATTTCCGGAAGACCTCATGTTTTTTTTGCCGTATGCCCGCCGGGCCTTAGCGGCATTTGTGCAAAAGAGGTGGCGCGGGTATCACAGAAGGCGGAAGAAATATTCTCAGATAAATACAACATCAGTAATATTAACGTGCTTCCCGGGGGGATTGAATTCACAACCCGGCTGAAAACCGCCTGCCTGGCCAATATTCTGATGGGATCAGCCACCCGGATACTCATGCGCCTCGCAACATTCAAGGCAGATGGTTTCAGGCGGCTTGAAGAACAAATTAAAGCCATTGACTGGGAATTATACTTGCCCAGCCAAACCCTTCCCGATATCAGGGTCACCACACACAAGTCACGCCTGTATCATTCCACAGCCATTGCCGATCGGATCAAACCCATCCTTCATGACCGGCTGTTTTTAAAAGAGCCCCCCCGGCATTACGACGTTACCGGATCAGCCGCGCCCCCTCCCCAAACTCTTATGGTTCGCGGAGAAAATGACAGATTTGAACTCTCCCTGGACATGTCCGGAACGCCTCTGTACAAACGTGGCATTAAAAAAAAAATTGTTAAAGCTCCTTTGCGTGAAACGCTTGCCTTTGCCATTCTGACCCGCCTGGATCTATCTGAAAATGACATTATAGCCGACCCCATGTGCGGCTCCGGCACCTTCAGCCTAGAGGGAGCCATGATGCAGTGCGCACTGCCCCCCGGCACATTCAGATCCTTTGCTTTTGAAGCCTGGCCGGGTTTTGAGGAAAAAAGTATCACCCATGCCCGTAACAGGCTTATGGCCGCAGCCAGAACGGACATGGGCGTCCAGCCCTTACCTCATATTCTGGCCCGGGATCTGGATCAGACGGCCATTGACCACCTGAAACAGACCTGTACCCGCCACAGGGTGTTTCAACGTATCTGCCCAGTCTGCGATGATTTTTTCAACATGACGCCCCCACCCATTAAAAACAACCAGGGCGTGGTGGTTTTAAATCCGCCTTATGGCATCCGCCTGGATGAAAATAATGACATCACATCCCTTTATAAAGAGATCGGGCACAAACTGGCTGCTGATTTCAAAGGATGGCGGACAGGTATTGTCTGCCCGGGGAAAAAAGAGTTCCATGCACTGAACCTGGGACTGTCAACCATGCCCTTTTTCCATGGCGGACTTGATCTTTATACCGCCATCGGCGTAATCGGCAGGTAA
- a CDS encoding NifB/NifX family molybdenum-iron cluster-binding protein yields the protein MKIAITSTGKDLDAQVDPRFGRAAYIIVVDPDTLDFEVIDNSENKNAFKGAGITAASSICDKGAQVLITGFCGPNAFKTLDSAGVKVANDASGTIRDTIEAYKAGKFTFAEDANAEGHW from the coding sequence ATGAAAATAGCTATCACATCAACAGGCAAAGACCTTGATGCCCAGGTCGACCCTAGATTCGGCAGAGCGGCCTATATCATCGTGGTGGACCCAGACACTCTGGATTTTGAAGTCATTGACAACTCTGAAAATAAAAACGCCTTTAAAGGCGCCGGCATTACAGCGGCCTCATCGATCTGTGACAAGGGTGCTCAGGTGCTGATCACAGGATTCTGTGGGCCCAATGCATTCAAGACCCTTGACAGCGCAGGCGTAAAAGTAGCAAATGACGCCTCCGGCACCATCAGGGATACGATTGAAGCCTATAAAGCCGGTAAATTCACATTTGCCGAAGACGCCAATGCCGAAGGACACTGGTAG
- the tssJ gene encoding type VI secretion system lipoprotein TssJ: protein MSYIKNLLVVCAVMMMFSCAAKELPPAQAVYEKNAVTLHFISDAQLNLFDGKSHTLSVCVYQLKDPNGFNQYSGDRSGLYKLLDCKLFDQGTASAKRLTIYPGEDTTLVLDRAEKATYVAVAAGYYNMKKEGVTRLFKIPVVEEKSGIFVRKKKLKMGHLEIKLILGPRAIKTVEGNHNG from the coding sequence ATGAGTTACATTAAAAACTTGCTTGTTGTATGTGCCGTCATGATGATGTTCTCATGTGCCGCTAAAGAGCTGCCCCCTGCCCAGGCTGTATACGAAAAAAATGCCGTTACACTTCATTTTATTTCAGATGCGCAATTAAACCTGTTTGACGGCAAATCCCACACCCTTTCAGTCTGCGTATATCAACTTAAAGACCCCAATGGGTTCAATCAGTATTCCGGAGACCGAAGCGGTCTGTATAAATTGCTGGACTGCAAACTGTTCGACCAGGGAACGGCCTCTGCCAAACGGCTGACCATTTACCCGGGAGAAGACACCACATTGGTGCTGGACAGGGCAGAAAAGGCAACATATGTCGCGGTGGCAGCCGGTTATTACAATATGAAAAAAGAAGGCGTGACAAGACTTTTTAAAATCCCTGTGGTTGAAGAAAAAAGCGGTATTTTCGTCAGAAAAAAGAAATTAAAAATGGGACACCTTGAAATTAAATTAATTTTAGGTCCCCGGGCAATCAAAACCGTCGAAGGGAATCATAATGGTTAA
- a CDS encoding formylmethanofuran dehydrogenase subunit E family protein: MKLKQIFLLTIILSLIYSSSWCQDSIYEHGANAFIETGVTQPDRIPTWYAPMVAMPYAPVFEMLATKGTQGRYYQRTYALTIKDVIKWHGHDCEGITHVSNCCRIAFDILFPDGIIDRSGLKGISGTGPCWSDGLAFLTGARIQYGNLGFFKDKTYNHAVILYREDTGVAVLATWKKGINNIPNEPVTLPGKITWTPKIDMQDVIDLKKVVKNAKGKPDPYQVDLMRYYQWQHVNDVLSHPLDESYQAEIIENFKWEDWIDTTKTIPNPHKRGDIRLKNYPYREKPVLDKK; the protein is encoded by the coding sequence ATGAAATTAAAACAGATTTTTTTGCTGACAATTATTTTATCGCTGATTTATTCATCATCCTGGTGTCAGGACTCGATTTATGAGCATGGAGCCAATGCGTTTATAGAAACAGGTGTGACCCAGCCGGATCGTATACCAACCTGGTATGCACCAATGGTAGCCATGCCGTATGCTCCCGTATTTGAAATGCTTGCAACCAAAGGTACCCAGGGACGCTACTATCAGCGGACTTACGCGTTAACGATAAAAGACGTTATCAAATGGCATGGTCATGACTGTGAAGGAATAACGCATGTGAGCAATTGCTGTAGAATCGCTTTTGATATCCTTTTTCCCGACGGAATCATAGACAGGAGCGGGCTTAAAGGAATTTCAGGAACAGGCCCCTGCTGGTCTGACGGACTGGCTTTTCTGACCGGTGCACGTATTCAATACGGCAATCTCGGATTCTTTAAAGATAAAACTTATAATCATGCGGTTATTCTTTATCGCGAAGATACCGGCGTCGCTGTGCTGGCAACGTGGAAAAAAGGAATCAATAATATTCCAAACGAACCGGTTACCCTTCCGGGTAAAATCACATGGACGCCTAAAATTGATATGCAGGACGTTATTGATTTGAAAAAAGTCGTCAAAAATGCAAAAGGAAAACCTGATCCTTATCAGGTAGATCTTATGCGTTATTATCAATGGCAGCATGTTAACGATGTCCTGAGTCATCCACTTGATGAAAGTTATCAGGCTGAAATTATAGAAAACTTCAAATGGGAAGATTGGATTGACACGACAAAAACCATACCCAATCCTCATAAACGTGGTGATATCCGTCTAAAAAATTATCCTTACCGTGAAAAACCTGTTTTAGATAAAAAATAG
- a CDS encoding zinc ribbon domain-containing protein, giving the protein MPLYDFHCPECNRIVELLMTSSDDQAVCPECGSTRLEKLMAAHSSLSGKSGNSMPGPNDTACCGSRPGEKSGCAGPGSCCGRTF; this is encoded by the coding sequence ATGCCTTTATATGACTTTCATTGTCCGGAATGCAACCGGATCGTTGAACTGCTAATGACCAGCTCGGATGACCAAGCCGTCTGTCCCGAGTGCGGCTCTACCCGTCTTGAAAAACTCATGGCAGCCCACTCAAGCCTTTCGGGCAAATCCGGGAATTCCATGCCCGGCCCCAATGACACAGCGTGCTGCGGTTCCAGGCCCGGGGAAAAAAGCGGGTGTGCCGGTCCCGGCTCCTGTTGCGGCAGGACCTTTTAA
- the ald gene encoding alanine dehydrogenase, with the protein MIVGIPKEIKSEENRVCMTPAGVEVMVKNGHNVLVEKNAGLGSGFTDDAYTRAGAKIVDAPKKIYASADMIMHVKEPLPPEYDLLREGQIVFTYLHLAADEPQTRALIKSKAVCIAYETIQKADGSLPLLTPMSEVAGRMAIQEGARFLEMPQGGHGILLGGVPGVEPARVVVIGGGVVGVNAAKMACGLGAKVYLLDMNLDRLRYLNDVMPANCFTLMSSPATIRKLIKKADVVVGAVLIPGAKAPKLVTRDMLATMKNGSVLVDVSIDQGGCFETSKPTTHGDPTFVVDGVIHYCVANIPGAVAKTSTLALTNATLPYALQIANLGWKRAMQANKEIKLGANIIDGRVTYKAVAEAFGLDYTPVDELLNLIE; encoded by the coding sequence ATGATTGTAGGAATACCCAAGGAGATCAAGTCGGAGGAAAACCGGGTGTGCATGACCCCGGCGGGAGTGGAGGTAATGGTTAAAAACGGGCACAACGTGCTGGTTGAAAAAAACGCCGGTTTGGGCAGCGGCTTTACCGACGATGCCTACACCCGAGCCGGGGCCAAAATAGTCGACGCACCCAAAAAAATCTACGCTTCGGCTGACATGATCATGCACGTTAAAGAGCCGTTGCCGCCGGAGTACGACCTGCTCCGGGAAGGGCAGATCGTTTTCACATACCTGCACCTGGCAGCCGATGAGCCCCAGACCCGGGCATTGATCAAAAGCAAGGCCGTATGCATCGCGTATGAAACCATACAGAAGGCCGACGGCAGCCTGCCGCTGTTGACGCCCATGAGCGAAGTGGCCGGACGCATGGCCATCCAGGAAGGTGCCAGGTTCCTGGAGATGCCCCAGGGCGGCCACGGTATTCTTCTGGGTGGTGTGCCCGGGGTCGAACCGGCCAGGGTAGTGGTGATTGGTGGCGGGGTGGTCGGGGTCAACGCGGCCAAAATGGCCTGCGGATTAGGGGCCAAGGTCTACCTTCTGGATATGAATCTGGACCGGTTGCGTTACCTGAACGATGTGATGCCGGCCAACTGCTTCACCCTGATGTCCAGCCCGGCAACGATTCGCAAACTGATCAAAAAGGCCGATGTGGTGGTCGGAGCTGTGCTGATTCCCGGAGCCAAGGCACCCAAGCTGGTAACCCGCGACATGCTCGCGACCATGAAAAACGGCTCGGTGCTGGTGGACGTTTCCATCGACCAAGGGGGTTGCTTTGAAACCTCCAAGCCCACCACCCATGGCGATCCCACCTTTGTGGTCGACGGCGTTATACACTATTGCGTGGCCAACATACCTGGAGCGGTTGCCAAGACGTCTACGTTGGCGCTGACCAACGCCACATTGCCGTATGCGCTGCAAATCGCCAACCTGGGTTGGAAAAGGGCTATGCAGGCCAACAAGGAGATCAAACTTGGCGCCAACATCATTGACGGCAGGGTGACCTACAAAGCCGTGGCCGAGGCCTTTGGGCTGGACTATACACCTGTCGACGAATTGCTGAATTTAATTGAATAG
- a CDS encoding metal-dependent hydrolase produces MASIGSSIAATMLFAASVASPQEVLLYFILGVVGGLLPDIDSDSSLTVRLLFTFIATLISFLVMFKQRADNTVIELFMIWAASFIFIKIFIFSLFTKLTVHRGMIHSIPASVAFGCMAAIVLNRVFHFNDFVSWMAGGFVFGGSILHLILDEVYGLNLLSLKPKKSSGSAFKFGSIKNMKETIAIYMFIAVLFVAMPSHTRFFSVIFAPQTYEHLEFFPSGKWFSRLCAEIEKTDIVK; encoded by the coding sequence GTGGCAAGCATTGGAAGCAGCATTGCGGCAACAATGCTGTTTGCAGCGTCAGTGGCATCTCCCCAGGAAGTACTTCTTTACTTTATCCTCGGGGTGGTAGGCGGTCTGTTGCCGGACATTGACTCAGACAGTTCTTTAACGGTCCGATTATTGTTCACATTTATTGCAACATTGATATCATTTTTAGTCATGTTCAAGCAGCGGGCGGATAACACGGTGATCGAGCTGTTCATGATCTGGGCGGCAAGTTTCATTTTTATAAAAATTTTTATTTTTTCGTTGTTTACCAAGCTGACGGTACACCGGGGCATGATTCATTCCATACCGGCGTCAGTGGCCTTTGGATGCATGGCTGCAATTGTCCTGAACCGCGTGTTTCATTTCAATGATTTTGTATCCTGGATGGCTGGGGGATTTGTTTTTGGCGGCTCAATTCTGCACCTTATACTTGATGAAGTGTACGGCCTTAATCTCTTAAGCTTGAAACCCAAAAAATCTTCAGGCTCAGCGTTTAAATTCGGAAGCATCAAAAACATGAAAGAAACCATCGCCATTTATATGTTCATTGCTGTCTTGTTTGTGGCCATGCCCAGTCATACCCGGTTTTTTTCCGTAATTTTTGCCCCTCAAACCTATGAGCACCTCGAATTTTTCCCCAGTGGAAAATGGTTTAGCCGGCTGTGTGCCGAGATTGAAAAAACAGATATCGTAAAATAA
- a CDS encoding response regulator transcription factor produces MLKILIADDHAIVREGLKQILSNNPDMTVAGEAAGGAQTLAMIREGDWDVVLLDINMPDGNGLDTLKQLKKEKPDLPILMLSIYPEEQYAIRTIKAGVSGYLTKDSAPEELVEAIQKVARGGKYISASLSEKMAAYLEKKSERALHENLSDREYQVMVMIAAGKTVSQIAEEMCLSVKTISTNRSRALAKMGMENNSQFTHYAVKQGLV; encoded by the coding sequence ATGCTGAAAATTCTTATTGCAGATGATCATGCCATTGTACGCGAGGGACTCAAACAAATTTTGTCCAATAATCCCGATATGACAGTAGCCGGCGAGGCCGCCGGCGGGGCGCAGACTTTGGCCATGATTCGTGAAGGGGACTGGGATGTGGTTCTGCTGGATATCAACATGCCTGATGGAAACGGTCTGGATACGCTGAAACAGCTGAAGAAGGAAAAGCCGGATCTGCCGATTCTGATGCTCAGCATTTACCCGGAAGAACAGTATGCTATCCGAACCATCAAAGCCGGCGTATCCGGATACCTGACCAAAGACAGTGCCCCCGAAGAACTGGTTGAGGCCATTCAGAAAGTGGCCCGTGGCGGTAAATATATCAGCGCCTCGTTGTCGGAAAAAATGGCGGCGTATCTGGAGAAAAAATCTGAACGCGCACTTCATGAAAATCTTTCAGACCGGGAATACCAGGTTATGGTCATGATTGCTGCAGGAAAAACCGTATCCCAGATCGCCGAGGAAATGTGTCTGAGCGTTAAAACCATCAGTACCAACCGGTCCCGGGCTCTGGCCAAGATGGGTATGGAAAATAACTCCCAGTTCACCCATTATGCAGTGAAACAAGGTCTTGTATAG
- a CDS encoding NifB/NifX family molybdenum-iron cluster-binding protein, with the protein MENGRIAIPSNGEGGLSGTRAGHFGHCDVFTFVDVKDGNIETVSTIPNQEHAQGGCMVPVNLLSEHRVNALIVGGIGMRPLMGFRQVGIDVYHDDQRPDIEPVVMDLIAGKLEQIRNDQVCGGGAR; encoded by the coding sequence ATGGAAAACGGTAGAATTGCAATCCCCTCCAACGGTGAAGGAGGACTTTCCGGTACCCGTGCAGGTCATTTCGGACATTGTGATGTGTTCACCTTTGTGGATGTCAAGGACGGAAACATTGAAACGGTATCCACCATCCCCAACCAGGAACATGCCCAAGGCGGCTGCATGGTGCCTGTAAACCTTCTGTCCGAACACCGGGTGAACGCCTTGATCGTAGGCGGCATCGGCATGCGCCCGCTCATGGGCTTCCGTCAGGTGGGCATTGATGTGTATCATGATGACCAGCGCCCGGATATTGAGCCTGTGGTCATGGACCTGATTGCCGGCAAACTGGAACAGATCAGGAATGATCAGGTATGTGGCGGCGGCGCCCGATAA
- a CDS encoding phosphate/phosphite/phosphonate ABC transporter substrate-binding protein, protein MKIKWSLIIILFILLLWLPGYAQSPSRELKMAIFPCTDAANSFRKFYQLAAYLQQSSGLKISLVFHDDLAGYERALKNGDLDLVIQDPHVYVKLADKYNNAYILQAVTLDKKASQSGVIIVRKDSGLKHIMDLKGKTVMFGSKLSSPRWIAARHLFQKNGFQIDRDLLDYSNQGCCEDVAFNVFLNVVDAGVVCDHFLQEHGSRQQELGLDAGQLVVIAATDPIPTKIFSGSKYVRGDDLVMMTRALMHLDLQDSAHRRILESADLGGFRKVSVQDLSQIRESLARMQVN, encoded by the coding sequence ATGAAGATCAAATGGAGCTTGATCATTATATTGTTCATTTTACTGCTGTGGCTCCCCGGTTATGCTCAGTCTCCGTCCAGGGAGTTGAAAATGGCCATATTCCCTTGCACGGATGCAGCCAACAGTTTTAGAAAATTTTATCAGCTGGCGGCGTATCTTCAACAATCCAGCGGACTAAAAATTTCTCTGGTTTTTCATGATGATCTGGCCGGTTATGAACGGGCATTGAAAAACGGCGATCTTGATCTCGTGATTCAGGACCCCCATGTGTATGTCAAACTGGCGGATAAATATAATAACGCCTATATCCTACAGGCCGTGACCCTGGACAAAAAGGCTTCCCAGAGCGGCGTCATTATTGTTCGAAAAGACAGCGGCCTGAAACACATCATGGATCTTAAGGGCAAAACCGTTATGTTTGGTTCAAAACTGTCATCGCCACGATGGATTGCCGCCAGGCATCTGTTTCAAAAGAATGGATTTCAGATCGACCGGGATCTGCTGGACTATTCAAATCAAGGGTGCTGTGAGGATGTGGCGTTTAACGTGTTTTTAAACGTCGTTGATGCCGGCGTGGTCTGCGATCATTTTCTTCAGGAGCATGGCAGCCGGCAGCAGGAGCTTGGCCTGGATGCCGGGCAGCTTGTTGTGATTGCCGCGACCGACCCAATCCCTACAAAAATTTTCAGTGGCAGCAAATATGTCAGGGGTGATGATCTGGTCATGATGACCCGTGCCTTGATGCATCTTGACCTTCAGGATTCAGCACACCGCCGCATCCTGGAAAGTGCGGATCTTGGCGGTTTTCGTAAGGTGTCGGTACAGGATTTAAGCCAAATTCGGGAATCGCTGGCACGGATGCAGGTAAATTGA